The region ATTaatacaggacattggagagAGAGTGatgcagtgggattagtttgggtatTAATACAGGGCAATGGAGAGAGAGCGATGTAGTGGGAATAGGTCAGGGATTATTACAGGGCAATGGAGAGGGAAATGGGGAGGGATAGCAGGggagtgggattagtttggggattgatacagtgCTGTGGGGAAAGAGAGCAGGGCAATGGGATTTGTTTGGGGACTAACACAGGGATGTGAGAAATGAAGACGActaagtcactcaccaccctcaTCGGCACTCGGTAGATTTCTCCCCGATAACGGACTTTGACTGTAATCTCCCGGGGAGTGGGGGGAACAGTTGGTAACACACCCACCAGCACCACGTCTTCAGACTCATGCTGCACCTTGGTCTTCACAGGGCTGGACTGGAAATCTTCGAGCTGCTTCAGGTTCCTGTCAGCTTtcctgagagagggacagagccTTATGTAAACACAGTGAGATTCACAGAGGGCAAGTGAAAGAGAAAGGGGAGTAAGAGAGGATTCGATTCAGAAACACTGACAGGGGCAGAGGCAGAAACCTCTGCAGGTTCACACCAGAGAGGGAGCAGTACCTTATTGCCATGCAAGCTCGCCTCGTCTGTTGGGAGTGTGTGCTGGGCGTGGAGGGTGGAGAGGGCGATCGGTCCCTATGACCACTGGAGCTGTCAACACAAACATGCGTTAGATGGATTGATTTACTGTTGTCAGATCTACCCATATACAACGAAAAGCACTATTTTTGCTTGTTACACAGACAGATCATATCATAAAAAGGGAATCAGGAtgacagaacagagtgcaggatagtGTTACAGCAACAGAAGGGGAGAGAAATTGCGAGAGGGCAAGAGAGCCAGGGCGCGACCCAGAAAGTGGGTACAGACTGCTAAGGggcagggg is a window of Chiloscyllium plagiosum isolate BGI_BamShark_2017 unplaced genomic scaffold, ASM401019v2 scaf_76249, whole genome shotgun sequence DNA encoding:
- the LOC122544924 gene encoding NFATC2-interacting protein-like, whose protein sequence is MGRSDNSKSIHLTHVCVDSSSGHRDRSPSPPSTPSTHSQQTRRACMAIRKADRNLKQLEDFQSSPVKTKVQHESEDVVLVGVLPTVPPTPREITVKVRYRGEIYRVPMRVVSDLVVFISHIPVLVPKQIPLPCSLSPQHCINPQTNPTPLLSLPISLSIAL